In the Scatophagus argus isolate fScaArg1 chromosome 11, fScaArg1.pri, whole genome shotgun sequence genome, ATTttatgatggtgatgatgaatgTAATTTATTAAACTGACTTTAGCTATGCTGGAGGTTCCTCACAGGGCCTTGTTGTATTAGCCTATGAAAAGCCGTCTCGTGTCCGGGGGTGGAATGTTGGAGCAAAGCGAAGCTTGAAACGTTTCATCCTCGTCACTGCCTTGTCGCCTGTGAGGGACAGTGAGCCTTTGTATGATCAAGGCCAGAGTGTGTTGTACAGgccacattttacaaaaaagtaACTTTCAAATTAGTGTTATAGTTTGaattgttttgatgttttgctgAGGCAATCTGAAGTTGCAGTGattaaaaactgtattttttctaGGTAAtacaatttctttttccttctcacaATAACACATTAGATTGTACTATCGGATATTTGACTTTATTATGCCATGGTGTGAAACACTGTAAGTGATCCAGTGCATAAAAATCTATTTTGGAAtgtgagttttgtgttttatatggTTTCCACTGAATGTTAACATCTTGCAACAAAAATATAATCCACCCAGAAAGTCTGGAGTTGATTTGTCAGTGGCttttaaaactttcattttctttgagaaatgtttaatatttttttcccttatttATTTTGCCTGCAAATAAAAGGCatataattaaatatttgtttcaaCTTTTGACAAAAAGCTTGAATGTCATGCAGGCTGTCTGAGATTTTGATCGCCCAGTCAAAAAGATACATACGATAAGAATGTTTGGTCTGAGTGACTGATGGAAATGTTTCTCTTAATCACTTTCAGATGACTGagatgtgctgctttttgtgAACTTTGCCTTATCTTTAATCTATCGCtaagtttgtatttgtttcGTAATTATAAACTCCATGttgtccaataaataaaaaaacaaaaacatttcactgagcTTTTCTGTGAAATTATTGCTACAAGAATTTCATGTTTCAGtccaaaatgacagaaaaagaaaacccaaaagGCTTATGTTTGGACTGGCTAGCTTGCTTGTTGAATTAGATCACACCTCGAAGTATGCCGGTGCCACTTGGTTACATCCTACCCTATAAACTTTCCCctaattttttaattatttgtgaaaatgatttcatttgtgcacatttaaacatttcatgttGACAGTTTTGTTCCTGTAAATTCAAAGTCGTGTGAAAtctaatataaataaataaaaatcaagtaAATACTGTGCTGTGAACTCTTGTGAACTTGTTTGATCCTGCAGTGTACgtttatttttgcatcattttaatGAGACTTTGTATTAAGGATTAGCAAGTTTTCAAGCTAAAAATCCAACCTGAATCACTCACTTCACGAATCAAATAATATCCAatcacagatagatagatactttattgatcccgagggaaattcaatgcAATCATATGAGAagacatgttttattattattattattattaggagAATTGCCccataattttattttactaagTCTGTCATTGAGGTAATGTGCCTTGAAGTTAAACTGTTGCTGTTTcctgaaaattaatttaataaaagtcAGATAGATGTAATGTCTTGGTAATGTAGCCAGCCCTGGTAGAGatcaataaataatatttcttgACTTTATAAGATTAAGCATCTTTTTGTATAGAATTCTCAAATTTGGACAGCAGCAATAAAATGCAGCGTTACCATAGAAACAGCATCCGGtgcattttcctcctcttggATACACATCCTCGAGCTGCCCCTGTGATTGGATGAGCTCTCTTTTGATGTCACTTTGGCAACCGAATGATGGgaattttaacacatgaacgGAAATGTAACCGCTGAATCTGATTGGCTCCCTCCGTGCGGCCCCCATTCAGGCACTCGTGGAGTTCACAGAGAGCGGAGGCGCCCGTTGGGTCCCCGGCACATCCatctgaggaggagggaggacccGCACgcgttttgttttttgttgttttttttttctcggtACGGGAGCCGAGCGGGGACCAGCTGGTTACGCGGCGGCCGTGGGTCTCCACCCGAGAGTATGGCGGCTGGGATTGCACTGGTGAGCGGGGGAGAAACGGAGATATGCCCGAGatggtgaaaaagaaacaaagagacgCAAGTTCTTCTATTAAGTGTCGAAACAGTTTTGGTTTGTGCTGCTTTCCCGAGGCGGTCTGCTGCTTGAACAATTGCGCCTGCAGTTCATTGTATGGGACCAAGCCAGCGTTTTTCCAGCGTCCTCGATGGagcaagtttgttttttttatgatgcaTAGAGAGGGATGAGCTAAGCAGATGAAAACCCGCACGGTCCACATCATCGGACGATATTTTCTTCCTCCCAGTGCACATATTGGACAGTTGCAGTCATCGAATGCCCGTTTAGCTGTCAGTGTCTGGCCTGCATGGGGGAATTTCTACAATGAAATCCATCTTGGGGCACCGTGTCTTTGTGCTCTGCCATAGCTGAGCAGCGGCGAGCAAAGACTGTGTTATTGACAACCCGTTCAAAATGGGACACGAATGGTGAATGTGTTTCGTGCGGGAACGTTTTGAGTTCATTTCAATGACGCGCGGAGATTGATACCTTACGACTTGATTTAATCCACGATGCGCGAGTACAAAGTGGTGGTCCTGGGCAGCGGTGGGGTCGGGAAATCCGCCCTCACTGTGCAGTTTGTTACCGGGACGTTCATTGAGAAGTACGACCCAACTATAGAGGATTTTTACCGCAAGGAGATCGAGGTGGACTCCTCACCCTCGGTGCTGGAGATCCTTGACACCGCCGGTACCGAGCAGTTCGCCTCCATGCGGGACCTTTACATCAAAAACGGTCAAGGATTCATACTGGTCTACAGCCTTGTCAACCAGCAAAGCTTCCAGGACATAAAGCCGATGAGGGATCAGATCATTAGAGTGAAAAGGTTGGTGAAATGATGCGCAGGAAAAAGAGTAATGTCCGTATTAAGTAAAATGTTGGAGGTAATTCTTCACACACAGGGCTGGCCTATCAGGCCCTGTAGTTTCATGATGGGCCTCGGCCTGGTCTGAGAACTGTGCTTGAATGGAGATGTTGTGCATCTTCAGGGCAGACTGCAGACCAACACAccatgtctgttttattttggtgtacCAGGTCTCACCCTCACTGCTCATAGGTCGACACTGCAGTCCTGGCATGTCCTAAAGTGATCATTTGTGTTTCAACCTCATCTCTTCAGTGCTTCTGCAGACATAATGTTTCACTCCTGACAGTAACTGAAAGCGCTGATCCACCGTGTCCATCAGCACAGTGAAGACCAGTCTGTCATCCAGTCATAACATCCTAGATACTGTCTGTGGTCTGCCAGGCTGCTGCTCTGTAGCGCTGAATGTCTACTGTGCCAGACGCTGCCACCCCTGTGAAACACCCAGCCGGGGATACCCAGGATTCAGTGCAACAGAGACTCTGCAGACAGCTTCGAGGAAGCACAGCTCCAAATACAGCAGGGGTTGGTGGGGGGGGAAGCACGCTGAGCCCCCTGGCTTCAGCAGAGGAGAAGCcatgtttttaattaacaaGCCACACAAGCTCTTTAGGAAGAGTGGCACAGTTGAAAGCGTGAAATCGTCTAGTGTCTGAGCGCCAGATGATCCAGATATGAGGTCACTGGACAGGGCTGGTGATTGATACATGGAAGAGGTTAGCTGAGGCTGTGCGGTCGTGCTGCCATGTCATTGGTGTGTTTCAGCTCTCGGCCAGTGTGCTGTGAGGACGCGTGGTGCTGTGCATTCTCCTGGTGTTACGGGATGATGTTAGGCGACCCACTGAGAGCCTAAATGGACTATGGCATGGATGCTGCTGGTTAACTCATTGGTGGTCGTTTCCTGTGTGTTAGCTCAGTTCTGATGTTACGGTGTGCAGGCAGCACGCACCAGTCGATGTAGATGTCAGTGAATGTGCTACAGCCAATGCAGGGAGACCAGTAGGACAGACAAGGCCGGtctaatgaagatgaagaaagaggtGCAGCTTAAGGCTCGCACTGTTTACTGATACAGCTAATTACTTCAGATACTGCCCAGTGTAAGGACAGTGCATTCATACCATGCTTTAATATTGTGTTTCCCTCTGTGTTGTGACAGTATTGGCCATATCTGTTCCCgtaaaatgaaagtgaatcaTCTTttaaggtgtttgtttttgtcggGTGCTCTCAGTCTTTGTCACCTAATTGGATTcaggcttcttcttcttcttttttctttttcaaatgcacCTTATAAGCAATCCTATAAATCTGTGGCTCCGGATGAAAGAATGAGGTCAACATGTTTCCCCCATATGAGTTAAGAATGGGGAGAGTTATGATGGGTatacagcgtgtgtgtgtgtgtgtttacacgtAAATGTATACATGTGTGCTCACACAGCAGAAGCCGCCGGGCTGTTATGTGATTTCACACTTAAGTCTGGCGTTGTTCTCTACTGTCACAGCAGAATTAATTTTCAGTAGCAAAAACATCGCACTTCGTATGCAACTCCTACACAGCAGTTAATTTCAGACTCCTGTGCTCCGAGCAGACTTGGCCAGTTAAAACTGTAGACTGCATTTGAAACAGTGGAGTTGCGGTGTCAGTCTTTAATTGACTTAATCTCGTATGCAGTTCTCCTCTCACcaattttgttttgaatggaagcatgcatgtttttctttggttaTTCAGAGAAAGTCCTGTCATTCGTGTGATAAATCGTTACAAAGAAGAGATTAGTCAAATGGCTTCTCAGACTTGAGGTTTAGAGACGTCAGCATCTTCATTCTAACTTCAACACAGCTGACCTTAGGTTGCTGATAGCAAGGAGCAAACTAAAGCTGCTTGTACGCAGCCTTTTCAAACCTACACGCTGAAGTTTTCTGGTATTAAAAGCTACTCAGAGAAGCAGTTGTATAAGGTGACTTTTGGTTCTGAGGCGTCGTAAATACACTGCGTTTATGTACTTCtacaacaatgaaaacacacactggaatTCAAATACACTTCCTTTTTCAGATGACATGAGTaaaaagatatgaaaataaaaaaaaataaaatcaattggGCACATATTCAATGCAAACCTAGCTGTTTATAGCCATCAAAAATCAATACAGGAACCTCATGATGTAAGCATTTCTAAACTGAGAGTCAGCCATGGTTTCTCATGTTGCTGAAGGTAAGAATGCTCACAAATAAAATGGgaattatattgtattttagCAAATTAAAGCTAAACACTTAACCTAATGCTGCTAAGTGGAGctgtaaaacaggaaatgtaggCTTTTTCTTTATAGGCTTTTCTGAACACAAGACAGTCGATATCTTTCATACCGCcattgctttttgctttttcctaGCAATGACAAGCTTAATTCTAGGTCTATCATTTTGTCCCAGTTTTCAACAATGAGGTATCAATAACAGAAGGggaaaaatatttcttataCAGACAGTAGCTCACAATGCAGTGCAGGATCaagatattttatgttttagatAACGGGCTGAATAGCCTGCTTTCTTTCCTGATCGCGAGAGTGTCTGCTGCACTGTGTTATTGCTCTGTTAAAACCCCTGACTGAAATGCAACAAGTTCAGGTATGTTCTGTGGGGCTGATCGAAGGGCATTGTGGGAAAAGTAGTAAGTCAGtgaatgcagtcagacaagacGCAAGCAAAGAGGCGTCAAACAGACATGAAGAAGGCACACAGAAGTTCACAACATCACAGAGTGACGAAAGAAACTCATGAGAGCGTTGGAATTGAGCTGCCACGACTAATCGATTAGCAGATCGGAAGAAAATTTGTTGCCAGCTATTTTCATAACAAGTTAAATGTTTCAGTCGTTTTTAAGcaatatgtgtatatatttatttgcttgtttcaacggctgacattttacagagaAAGTTGGTAGATTAATTcatagtgaaaataatcattggTAGCGGCGGTACATTAAAGAAAGGGTGTTTTCTAGAGCCGATCAGTTAATTAACTGATCAGATGATCGACCAATCAACATATTAATTGTCTCAGACATTTATCAGATGAAAATAGTGATGTTAATAgattccagcttctcaaaaagGAGGAtttcctgcttctctttgtcatgTAAGAAACTGTAAGTTTAGTGTGTGAGCCTCAGCTGTCAGTCCTGTTCCTGTACAGTACACTGTTGTCACTGCTTCTCTTGCCTGTCTGTCCAACCTCGCTGCCAAAATACTTGTGACCCGTCACGACCGTGTCGGCATCCGCTCAGGTCAGAGGCGCTGCTGTGCATCACTCTCACTCTGAACCCTGTCGGCATCTATCAGTGCCTGCTCTTAGTGGCACAGACGAGCTTTAGCACAGAGGCCACGGGTGCACATGATTACACCATGGCCTGCCTGTGTCCACTAGGGACCTCATCACTCCTCACTTCAGCTGCAGTTAACTGTGCACCAGGGATGTGGGGGAGACTTAACAGAACATTTAAATAGGCAGGACATGGCAAGAGGGTAGTGAAGACAAAGGAGGTGAAACAGGGTACCATAATCAACTCTGCTGCACTAACAGACTCCCAAAGGTGTCACACTTGCTGCTGATGTTAATATCCTTGTGTATGTCTTTCTGTTACATGTTGCGCGTGTGCTCACTCCTTTCAGCGTTGTACTAAGGCTTGCAAACTGTGGAGATATCGTTCCAGTGCTTGTTCGTGTGCCAACTGGATGAAAGGATCAAGATCAATAAATGGAGGAGCAGCAGTCTCTCAGTTCTCCCAGAAAGTTCCTCTTtcatctgtgtctttgtctgttgtgAAAACTGGGCAAAAGAACTTAGCTAAAGTTCAGGGATTACTTAACAGTTGACTTTGCTTTCGAAATGATGTTTGAGGCCCCCTGAACAGGCCCAACAAGTTGTTTCTGCTCTGGGAGTCACCACACATAGCGTGGCACTAGTTATAGCAAATCAGACTTTGTTTAATTTACCACAAAATTAGCTGCTTGGCCTTAGGATACTCGACAACGACAGTTGGTTCACCACTTCACTTAGCTCcaaactgaaacatctcaacctCTCTTTTTGTTGACTATTTGGTACCTGTGGAGCTCTGAGAATGAGAAAGGTAATGATCTTTTCTCTTGCAGCACAACAGGTCAAATCTTTCACTTATCCTGTGATTTATCTCAAAATCCATTGGCTGGGATAAATTTGATGCATTTATTAATGGTTCTCAGACATATATCCTAATGGCTTTGGTGATCCGCTGACTCTTGCTGAAATTTATGGTTTTAAGCAAACTGTCTGGACAGCTATTagatggattgtcatgaaatttggtacagacattgATGCTCCCTCCGGGTGATGAATGTTAATGTCTCTCTTGTTCTGGGCAGCAACAGAGGCTCAGCATTAGATAAAAGCAAGGCTACTAGCGAGGCTGACAGGTTCTCCAGTATATCCCAGCTCAGCCTTCATCCTCTAACACAACCTCATCGCTCTCGATGGAAATGAAAACCCCCCAGGGAGTTTCTCAAGCAATAAGCAGATGTGAGCAGTGTCTTGAAAACACAGGGAATAGGTATTTTTGCTACTATTAATTGCTAAAACTTATTACTGAGTAAAGCAAAAGTAGAGCTGGCGTgtaaagaaatagaaataaaaggacattttcaaaaagaatGGTCAAAGAAATCCCAATTTTTAGGCCCTGACAGCCCAGTGTTATATGACTATTTTGAAAGGCTCATGACATGTAAACCAAGCTTTAGGTGTAAATAAAATGGCAGAGTGCCCATTTAACTAAACATACAAAGTGTATTCATGGAACTTTTTCAGTGATGCTACAGACTAAACATTTGCCTTATAAATCCCAGTGATGAGTTCAGACGGTGCACTCAAATAGTCTTACAACCCTTACAAACTGAAGGGGTCTTTTCGGCTTGTTGTCATGGATAATCccagagaagaaaacaacaagcaatTATGAAAATATCCAGATAACTAGCTGTCAGTGCAAATGTGGTTTataccttcttttttttttaagattcaCACTGCATCCAAGCAGTCAACTTTAGAAGATCTTCAGTTTTTTAAGTCCCAGTCCAACAGATTTCTTTATACATGCTAAAATAAGTTGTACATCATCGCGCATTACCAACAAACCAAaatactgtgctgtgtgtttcttATGTGATTCTCTACATGTGTGATCTACACATAGAGAACCTCCTGACGATAACACACTGGAATAAATATCCTTAGTGTGATGTATCATTCACAGGTGAAGGTGACTGTCATTTACAAAATATTCAGTGGTTATAAAACATAAGAGTCTCTGAACTGTTGGAAGCTTATTTCTACTTTCTTACCATTTTATGAAACATGAGTCTGAGCCTCTGATGTAGTGACACTTTGCATATCAGATTTTTAAGTGTTGTAAGAGGACTTTATCTCACATGGCATAGCCAGTAGTGTTATTGATGTAATAAATCATATTCAAGGATGATTGGCCTCCACTGTCTGGCAGGTACAATACTCATTTATCTTTCCCTTTCTGACATGTCTTGGTCAGTGTCTCCATCATCTGTGAATAGCATCAGATTTTAGAGGAGAGGGGAAGCCAAGCAGTATTTACAATCTTGAGAGAATCCAAAAGAGCTTCTGAGCACTgacattgtcattttttaatctttcattCTTTTGAAAAGCCT is a window encoding:
- the LOC124066746 gene encoding ras-related protein Rap-2a — translated: MREYKVVVLGSGGVGKSALTVQFVTGTFIEKYDPTIEDFYRKEIEVDSSPSVLEILDTAGTEQFASMRDLYIKNGQGFILVYSLVNQQSFQDIKPMRDQIIRVKRYEKVPVILVGNKVDLESEREVSSSEGQALAEEWGCPFMETSAKSKTMVDELFAEIVRQMDYAAQPDKDDPCCSSCNIQ